The DNA segment ATTAGAGGCTGTAATTTCTACCGCGGCCCTTGTCGTCTTCTTTTTTTTTCTTTTAGTCTTGGCCATGTATCCTTAATAATGGTTTTGATAAACCTATGAGATGGGGTTTAAGCCCCATCATTGCGTTAGTATGGCAGGCCAGGAGGGATTCGAACCCCCATCACCCGGATTTGGAGTCCGGTGCTCTAACCGTTAGAGCTACTGGCCTGTGGCAAGTATCTATGACTCCTTGGGGGTAAAATCTACTTCGTCTCCCGATGGACAGTATGTTTATGACAAAAACGGCAGTATTTCTTTAACTCCAGCCTGCCAGGCGTCCGGCGCTTGTTCTTGGTCGTAGAGTAGTTTCGCTGCTTGCAGTCGGTACAAGCCAAGATGACAATATCACGCATCATTATTTCCTATTCAAGTATTTCGGAGATGACGCCGGCGCCCACGGTTCGGCCGCCTTCACG comes from the Deltaproteobacteria bacterium genome and includes:
- the rpmG gene encoding 50S ribosomal protein L33; protein product: MMRDIVILACTDCKQRNYSTTKNKRRTPGRLELKKYCRFCHKHTVHRETK